In one window of Rhizobium sp. ACO-34A DNA:
- a CDS encoding GntR family transcriptional regulator: MLNWDHIFATRSSRMRASEIRELLKLLERPDIISFAGGIPDPALFPDEAFKAAYADILSGPEAAAALQYSVSEGYKPLREWLKGEMEKLGIACTVDNIFITSGSQQALDYLGKLFLSPKDTALVNWPTYLGALQAFNAYEPNYDQLTFGNRTPESYRTAAENFGGEVKFAYLSADFANPTSETVDLDGRCRLLKLADELDIAIIEDAAYQSLRYDGEAIPPILALEIADKGSIENTRTIYSGSFSKTLAPGLRVGFVVAAMPVIRKLVLMKQAADLHSSTINQMAIAHVATRHFDQQVTKIRAVYSERRNAMLAALEKYMPAGTVWTRPEGGMFVWVTLPEGLDGGELLARSVETEKVAFVPGQAFFADRSGANTLRLSFSCANEEMIDEGIKRLGRLVSGALALAA; encoded by the coding sequence GTGCTGAATTGGGACCATATCTTCGCGACGCGGTCGTCGCGCATGCGTGCATCCGAAATCCGAGAATTGCTGAAGCTTCTTGAGCGCCCGGACATCATCTCCTTCGCCGGCGGAATTCCCGATCCGGCGCTTTTCCCCGACGAAGCCTTCAAGGCCGCCTATGCCGATATCTTATCAGGCCCGGAAGCGGCAGCGGCACTCCAGTATTCGGTGAGCGAGGGCTACAAGCCGTTGCGCGAGTGGCTGAAGGGCGAGATGGAAAAGCTCGGGATCGCCTGTACGGTCGACAACATCTTCATCACCTCCGGTTCGCAGCAGGCTCTCGATTATCTCGGCAAGCTGTTCCTGTCGCCGAAGGATACGGCGCTGGTGAACTGGCCCACCTATCTCGGCGCGCTGCAGGCCTTCAATGCCTATGAGCCGAATTACGATCAGCTGACCTTCGGCAACCGTACGCCGGAGAGCTACAGGACGGCTGCAGAAAATTTCGGAGGTGAGGTGAAGTTTGCCTATCTCTCCGCCGATTTCGCCAATCCTACGAGCGAGACCGTGGACCTTGACGGACGCTGCCGTCTGCTCAAGCTGGCCGATGAGCTCGACATCGCCATCATCGAGGACGCGGCCTATCAGTCGCTGCGTTATGACGGGGAGGCGATCCCGCCGATCCTGGCGCTGGAGATCGCCGATAAGGGCTCGATCGAGAACACCCGCACGATCTATAGCGGCTCCTTCTCCAAGACGCTTGCGCCGGGCCTTCGGGTCGGCTTCGTCGTTGCGGCAATGCCGGTTATCCGCAAGCTCGTGCTGATGAAGCAGGCGGCGGATCTCCACTCGTCCACCATTAACCAGATGGCAATCGCCCATGTGGCGACACGGCATTTCGACCAGCAGGTGACGAAGATCAGGGCTGTCTACAGCGAGCGACGCAATGCCATGCTGGCGGCCCTTGAAAAGTATATGCCGGCCGGAACCGTCTGGACGCGGCCGGAAGGCGGCATGTTCGTCTGGGTGACGCTGCCGGAGGGACTGGACGGAGGCGAACTTCTCGCCCGTTCCGTCGAAACGGAAAAGGTGGCCTTCGTGCCGGGCCAGGCCTTCTTTGCCGACCGTTCCGGCGCCAATACGCTGCGGCTCTCCTTCTCCTGCGCCAATGAGGAGATGATTGACGAAGGCATCAAGCGCCTCGGTCGTCTGGTCAGCGGTGCACTGGCACTGGCGGCCTGA
- a CDS encoding ATP-binding protein, producing MQFAPQQDEALKAVSKWLKEGKQPVFRLFGYAGTGKTTLARYFAEHVDGDVLFAAFTGKAAQVLRSRGATHAKTIHSLIYRPRGEEAVEDEETGKTSIAPMFSINRQSPVAKAALIVIDECSMVDEQLGKDLMSFGTPILVLGDPGQLPPVTGGGFFTEQEPDYLLTDIHRQARDNPIIQLAMQVREGKEIMHGDYGTAHVISRNEVTQDLVLGADQVLVGTNKTRRRYNKRLRELKGFSVDYPQAGDKLVCLRNDQVKGLLNGSLWQVMTSSRETVKPGINLLIRPEDDDMDRGAAKIKLLKAAFEDVEGEIPWSTRKRYDEFDYGYALTVHKAQGSQWNNVVLFDESWAFRDTRERWLYTAVTRAAETLTIVR from the coding sequence ATGCAGTTCGCACCTCAACAGGACGAAGCCCTGAAGGCCGTTTCCAAATGGCTGAAGGAGGGCAAACAGCCGGTTTTCCGTCTGTTCGGCTATGCCGGTACGGGCAAGACGACGCTTGCCCGATATTTCGCCGAGCATGTGGATGGCGATGTGCTGTTCGCGGCGTTCACCGGCAAGGCGGCGCAGGTTCTGCGCTCGCGCGGAGCCACGCACGCCAAGACCATTCATTCGCTGATCTATCGCCCGCGCGGCGAGGAGGCTGTCGAGGACGAGGAAACCGGCAAGACCTCCATCGCTCCGATGTTCTCCATCAACCGGCAGAGCCCTGTCGCCAAGGCGGCGCTGATCGTGATCGACGAATGCTCGATGGTGGACGAACAGCTTGGCAAGGATCTGATGAGCTTCGGCACGCCCATTCTCGTCCTTGGCGATCCGGGGCAGTTGCCACCGGTGACGGGCGGTGGTTTCTTCACGGAACAGGAGCCCGATTACCTGCTGACGGATATTCATCGTCAGGCGCGGGACAATCCGATCATCCAGCTTGCCATGCAGGTGCGCGAGGGCAAGGAGATCATGCATGGCGACTATGGCACCGCTCATGTGATTTCCCGCAACGAGGTGACACAGGATCTGGTGCTTGGTGCGGATCAGGTATTGGTCGGTACCAACAAGACGCGGCGGCGCTACAACAAGCGCCTGCGGGAGCTGAAGGGTTTCTCCGTCGATTATCCGCAGGCCGGAGACAAGCTGGTCTGCCTGCGCAACGATCAGGTCAAGGGTCTTTTGAACGGCTCGCTCTGGCAGGTGATGACGTCATCGCGGGAAACTGTGAAGCCCGGTATCAACCTGCTGATCCGGCCGGAAGACGACGACATGGATCGCGGGGCGGCGAAGATCAAGCTGTTGAAGGCGGCGTTCGAAGATGTCGAGGGCGAGATTCCGTGGTCGACGCGCAAGCGTTATGACGAGTTCGATTACGGCTATGCGCTGACTGTGCACAAGGCGCAGGGTTCCCAGTGGAACAATGTCGTCCTGTTCGATGAGAGCTGGGCGTTCCGCGATACCCGCGAGCGCTGGCTTTATACTGCCGTTACCCGTGCAGCGGAGACGCTCACCATCGTACGGTGA
- a CDS encoding aspartate racemase: MKRVGLIGGMSFESSAVYYRLINEMVRDRVGGLASADLLMHSVNFSEIVGYQKAGRWDLAEKHLSDVAGGLQAAGADCVLICTNTMHLVANGVSQSVDIPLINIIDVTAKAITEKGYRRPLLLATRYTMEHGFYTDRMRTHGLDPLVPDEDDRISAHSIIFDELCAGQVKDTSRDAMNAMIEKAKQAGADSVILGCTEICLLLDPQNLPLPGFDSTELHASAAADFALAA; the protein is encoded by the coding sequence ATGAAACGCGTAGGATTGATCGGTGGCATGAGTTTCGAGAGTTCGGCGGTTTACTACCGCCTGATCAACGAGATGGTCCGCGATCGCGTGGGCGGCCTCGCTTCGGCCGACCTGCTGATGCATTCGGTCAACTTCTCCGAAATCGTCGGCTACCAGAAGGCCGGACGCTGGGACCTTGCTGAAAAGCATCTCTCCGACGTAGCCGGCGGCCTGCAGGCTGCAGGCGCCGATTGCGTGTTGATCTGCACCAACACCATGCATCTCGTTGCCAACGGCGTATCTCAGTCCGTCGACATCCCGCTCATCAACATCATCGATGTGACCGCGAAGGCGATCACAGAGAAGGGGTACCGCCGCCCTCTGCTTCTCGCCACCCGCTACACGATGGAGCACGGCTTCTACACCGACCGGATGCGGACGCATGGCCTCGATCCGTTGGTGCCGGATGAGGATGACCGCATCAGCGCGCACTCGATCATTTTCGACGAACTCTGCGCAGGACAGGTCAAGGATACATCCCGCGACGCCATGAACGCCATGATCGAGAAGGCAAAACAGGCCGGTGCCGATAGCGTCATTCTGGGCTGTACGGAGATCTGCCTCCTGCTCGATCCGCAGAATCTGCCCCTGCCGGGTTTCGATTCGACCGAACTCCACGCGAGCGCTGCCGCGGACTTCGCGCTCGCAGCCTGA
- a CDS encoding NAD(P)-dependent oxidoreductase, producing the protein MSKILVTGASGKLGGLVIENLIAKQGVAPADIVAGTRDPSKLSALVAKGVEARKVDFDDPASLEAAFKGIDRLLIVSTDELATPGKRLVQHKAAVEAAKKAGVGRLFYTSLPNPDISKVTFAPDHFGTEEAIKATGLPYTFFRNSWYMENLFMALPAALGTGQWYTSSGQGKIGHISRADIAKAIAGALAKPVSENAIYTLTGEKTYTTDEIAALVREVTGRPLAVVHVTDEQLAAGMAGAGVPAPFIPTFVSFDTNTREGLFDITNDEAAKLSGEKLVSLKDFLIANKATLGA; encoded by the coding sequence ATGAGCAAGATCCTCGTCACTGGCGCCTCCGGCAAGCTCGGCGGCCTCGTCATCGAAAACCTGATCGCCAAGCAGGGCGTAGCACCGGCCGATATCGTCGCCGGCACCCGTGATCCGTCGAAGCTCTCCGCTCTCGTCGCCAAGGGCGTGGAAGCCCGCAAGGTCGATTTCGACGATCCGGCATCGCTGGAGGCCGCCTTCAAGGGTATAGACCGCCTGCTGATCGTCTCCACCGACGAATTGGCCACCCCCGGCAAGCGCCTCGTACAGCACAAGGCAGCCGTCGAGGCGGCAAAGAAGGCCGGCGTCGGTCGCCTCTTCTACACCTCCCTGCCCAATCCCGACATCTCCAAGGTTACCTTCGCTCCCGACCATTTCGGCACGGAAGAGGCAATCAAGGCGACCGGCCTTCCCTACACCTTCTTCCGCAACAGCTGGTACATGGAAAATCTGTTCATGGCTCTGCCAGCCGCTCTCGGCACCGGCCAGTGGTACACCTCTTCCGGTCAGGGCAAGATCGGTCACATCAGCCGTGCTGACATCGCCAAGGCCATTGCCGGTGCGCTTGCCAAGCCGGTTTCCGAAAACGCCATCTACACGCTGACGGGCGAAAAGACCTACACGACCGACGAAATTGCGGCCCTCGTCCGCGAAGTCACCGGTCGCCCGCTCGCCGTGGTGCATGTGACCGACGAGCAGCTTGCCGCCGGCATGGCGGGCGCTGGCGTCCCCGCCCCGTTCATCCCGACCTTCGTTTCCTTCGACACGAATACCCGCGAAGGCCTGTTCGACATCACCAATGACGAAGCAGCCAAGCTGTCCGGTGAGAAGCTCGTTTCGCTCAAGGACTTCCTGATCGCGAACAAGGCAACCCTCGGCGCCTGA
- a CDS encoding RNA polymerase subunit sigma-70 produces the protein MQQGPDSRGSDNRDGGPGEHAPGPGRFEKDMLSLLPALRRYSRSLTRSDTEGEDLFQDCVETALAKRGNWRGINLKGWIYAIMTNLHRNQDRQTRRHPVVELEEATDLPSPAATDDPLESRRLHAALNGLPDEQRAVLMLTVVEGHAYHEVAEILEVPIGTVMSRLSRARQRLRDVLAEQNIVTLRRPK, from the coding sequence ATGCAGCAAGGCCCTGACAGTCGAGGCTCTGACAATCGAGACGGCGGACCGGGGGAACATGCCCCCGGTCCCGGCCGGTTCGAGAAAGACATGCTGTCCCTGCTGCCTGCCCTGCGCCGCTATTCCCGTAGCCTCACCCGTTCAGATACCGAAGGCGAAGACCTGTTTCAGGATTGCGTCGAGACCGCACTTGCCAAACGCGGAAACTGGCGCGGCATAAACCTGAAGGGCTGGATCTACGCGATCATGACCAACCTGCACCGCAATCAGGACCGACAGACGCGGCGGCATCCGGTGGTCGAACTGGAGGAGGCGACAGACCTGCCCTCTCCCGCGGCGACCGACGATCCTCTCGAGAGCCGGCGGCTGCATGCGGCGTTGAACGGACTGCCGGACGAACAGCGCGCCGTGCTCATGCTGACCGTGGTCGAAGGCCATGCCTATCACGAGGTCGCGGAGATCCTTGAGGTCCCTATCGGCACCGTGATGTCTCGCCTTTCCCGCGCTCGCCAGCGCCTGCGCGATGTGCTTGCCGAACAGAATATCGTTACCCTGCGGAGACCGAAATGA
- a CDS encoding MarR family transcriptional regulator, which translates to MLDKRDLATIEAMRAFNRFYTDRIGILDRAYLKADYTLAEARVVYELGARGQASATDLVRDLHLDPAYLSRILKAFRSAEIIEQTRDPEDGRSQIISLTAKGMAEYEALGELSRNQLAQMLEPLGPSERDTLVDGMAAITRLLDGERRNIVPPILRPHRPGDLGWIIQSQSEFYVREFGWNDKFEALVSEVSARFLSGFNPSRDHCWIAERHGVRIGSALVMDGGHDIAKLRLLYVDEAARGLGLGRLLVDQCIDFARRAGYRQITLWTNDILHAARHIYVTAGFRLVSEERHTLFGPELNGQTWTLDF; encoded by the coding sequence ATGCTGGATAAACGAGACCTCGCGACCATAGAGGCGATGCGCGCCTTCAACCGGTTCTACACCGACCGCATCGGCATTCTGGATCGGGCCTATCTCAAGGCCGACTACACGCTTGCCGAAGCCCGCGTCGTCTACGAACTCGGCGCCCGTGGCCAGGCCTCTGCCACCGACCTCGTCCGCGACTTGCATCTCGACCCCGCCTATCTCAGCCGCATCCTCAAGGCCTTCCGTTCCGCCGAAATCATTGAACAGACACGCGATCCTGAAGACGGCCGCAGCCAGATCATCAGCCTCACTGCGAAAGGCATGGCGGAATACGAGGCACTGGGAGAGCTGTCGCGAAACCAGCTTGCGCAGATGCTGGAACCGCTAGGCCCCTCGGAACGTGATACGCTGGTCGATGGCATGGCAGCGATTACCCGCCTGCTCGATGGCGAGCGACGCAACATCGTCCCGCCGATCCTGAGGCCTCACCGTCCCGGCGATCTCGGCTGGATCATTCAGTCCCAGTCCGAATTCTACGTGCGTGAATTCGGCTGGAACGACAAATTCGAGGCGTTGGTCTCAGAGGTTTCTGCAAGATTTCTGTCCGGCTTCAATCCCTCTCGCGACCATTGCTGGATCGCCGAGCGGCACGGCGTCCGCATCGGTTCGGCGCTGGTCATGGATGGCGGCCACGATATCGCCAAGCTGAGGCTGCTCTATGTCGACGAAGCCGCACGCGGCCTTGGCCTCGGGCGCCTGCTGGTCGATCAGTGCATCGATTTCGCCCGCCGCGCCGGCTACCGGCAGATCACGCTCTGGACCAACGACATCCTGCATGCCGCCCGCCACATCTATGTGACCGCCGGCTTCAGGCTGGTGTCGGAGGAACGGCACACGCTTTTCGGCCCGGAACTGAACGGGCAGACCTGGACCCTCGATTTCTGA
- a CDS encoding transcriptional regulator: MTVAITGFEAKIAAYKGNDTASLADCPVRSVIDHIGGKWSSLLLLLLWERPYRFGELRRLVPDISQRMLTQTLRELQRDGYVQRTVFPTKPPSVEYCLTELGKSLFKALSHLLEWAEENFLAVREARQRFDAEGV, from the coding sequence ATGACTGTTGCCATTACCGGCTTTGAAGCCAAGATTGCCGCATATAAAGGCAATGATACTGCTTCCCTTGCTGATTGCCCCGTTCGTTCGGTGATCGATCATATCGGCGGAAAATGGTCGAGCCTGCTGCTTCTGTTGCTTTGGGAACGCCCCTATCGCTTCGGCGAATTGCGGCGGCTGGTGCCGGACATTTCGCAGCGCATGCTGACCCAGACGCTTCGCGAGTTGCAGCGGGACGGTTATGTCCAGCGGACGGTTTTCCCGACCAAGCCGCCGAGCGTGGAATACTGCCTGACTGAACTCGGGAAATCGCTGTTCAAGGCTCTCTCTCACCTGCTTGAATGGGCGGAAGAGAATTTCCTTGCCGTGCGCGAGGCGCGCCAGCGTTTCGATGCCGAGGGCGTCTGA
- a CDS encoding ketol-acid reductoisomerase — protein MRVYYDRDADLNLIKAKKVAIIGYGSQGRAHALNLKDSGAQNVAIALKAGSATAKKAEADGFKVMTVAEAAAWADLMMMATPDELQADIYKAEIAPNIRDGAAIAFAHGLNVHFGLIEPKASVDVVMIAPKGPGHTVRGEYQKGGGVPCLVAIHQNASGNALELALSYACGVGGGRSGIIETSFKEECETDLFGEQVVLCGGLVELIRAGFETLVEGGYAPEMAYFECLHEVKLIVDLIYEGGIANMNYSISNTAEWGEYVTGPRIITAETKAEMKRVLHDIQTGKFTSDWMQEYRAGAARFKGIRRLNDSHQIEEVGTKLRAMMPWIGKNKLVDKDRN, from the coding sequence ATGCGCGTTTATTACGATCGTGATGCCGACTTGAACCTCATCAAGGCCAAGAAGGTCGCCATCATCGGCTACGGCTCCCAGGGCCGTGCACACGCCCTCAACCTGAAGGACAGCGGTGCGCAGAACGTCGCCATCGCGCTGAAGGCCGGCTCCGCAACCGCCAAGAAGGCCGAAGCCGACGGCTTCAAGGTCATGACCGTTGCCGAAGCTGCAGCCTGGGCCGACCTGATGATGATGGCGACCCCGGACGAACTGCAGGCCGACATCTACAAGGCTGAAATCGCTCCGAACATCCGTGACGGCGCAGCCATCGCATTTGCTCACGGCCTCAACGTTCATTTCGGCCTGATCGAGCCGAAGGCTTCGGTCGACGTCGTCATGATCGCGCCGAAGGGCCCGGGCCACACCGTTCGCGGCGAATACCAGAAGGGCGGCGGCGTTCCCTGCCTCGTTGCCATTCATCAGAACGCCTCCGGCAACGCGCTTGAACTCGCTCTCTCCTACGCCTGCGGCGTTGGTGGCGGCCGTTCGGGCATCATCGAAACCTCGTTCAAGGAAGAGTGCGAAACCGACCTCTTCGGCGAACAGGTCGTTCTCTGCGGCGGTCTCGTCGAACTCATCCGCGCCGGCTTCGAAACGCTGGTCGAAGGCGGTTACGCTCCGGAAATGGCCTATTTCGAGTGCCTGCACGAAGTGAAGCTGATCGTCGACCTGATCTATGAAGGCGGTATCGCCAATATGAACTACTCGATCTCCAACACGGCCGAGTGGGGCGAATACGTCACCGGCCCGCGCATCATCACCGCCGAAACCAAGGCTGAAATGAAGCGCGTTCTGCACGACATCCAGACCGGCAAGTTCACCTCGGACTGGATGCAGGAATACCGTGCAGGCGCTGCCCGCTTCAAAGGTATCCGCCGCCTGAACGACAGCCACCAGATCGAGGAAGTCGGCACGAAGCTCCGCGCCATGATGCCCTGGATCGGCAAGAACAAGCTGGTCGACAAGGACCGCAACTAA
- a CDS encoding ArsR family transcriptional regulator, which translates to MLDDRDRKILDALQRDASVPLADLAELVSLSASACSRRIQRLEDAGYIQKRIAVLDREKIGVPTTVFALVKTAHHSDDWIETFRGSIADIAEIVEAHRLTGSYDYLLKIVLPQVEHYDVVYRRLVKRIELFDVSAFISMETLKSGQAVPVSYAV; encoded by the coding sequence ATGCTTGATGACCGCGACCGCAAGATCCTCGACGCCCTGCAGCGCGATGCCTCCGTTCCGCTGGCCGATCTCGCCGAACTGGTTTCTCTTTCCGCCTCGGCCTGTTCCCGCCGTATCCAGCGTCTCGAGGATGCGGGCTATATCCAGAAGCGGATCGCTGTTCTGGACCGGGAAAAGATCGGTGTGCCGACGACCGTCTTCGCCCTGGTGAAGACGGCGCATCATTCCGATGACTGGATCGAGACGTTTCGGGGATCGATTGCCGATATTGCCGAGATCGTCGAGGCGCACAGGCTGACGGGCAGCTATGATTATCTCCTGAAGATCGTACTGCCTCAGGTGGAGCATTACGACGTGGTCTACCGTCGTCTGGTCAAGCGCATCGAGCTGTTCGACGTTTCCGCTTTCATCTCCATGGAGACGCTGAAGAGCGGGCAGGCGGTGCCCGTCAGCTACGCCGTTTGA
- a CDS encoding pyridoxine 5'-phosphate synthase → MPAKLSVNLNAIAMLRNRRDLPWPDVARFGRLALEAGASGLTVHPRPDQRHIRFSDLPVLRALIDDDFPHAEFNIEGYPTEDFLALCERTEPEQVTLVPDDPSQATSDHGWDFRKHKTFLTETVARLKSKGMRVSLFADGDGDAEAVAVARETGADRIELYTGPYGGCFDNPEKAAREIDLLGRTADAALACGLAVNGGHDLTVANLPALVKRIPMLAEVSIGHGLTADALEYGMAETVRRFRRACGQTV, encoded by the coding sequence ATGCCGGCCAAGCTCTCCGTCAATCTCAATGCCATTGCCATGCTGCGCAACCGCCGGGATCTGCCATGGCCGGATGTGGCCCGCTTCGGGCGGCTTGCGCTTGAAGCCGGAGCCAGCGGACTGACCGTTCATCCCAGGCCCGACCAGCGGCATATCCGTTTTTCGGACCTGCCGGTGCTGCGGGCGCTGATCGATGACGACTTTCCCCATGCCGAATTCAATATCGAGGGCTATCCGACCGAGGATTTCCTTGCCCTGTGCGAACGGACCGAACCGGAGCAGGTGACGCTGGTGCCCGACGATCCGAGCCAGGCGACTTCGGATCACGGCTGGGATTTCCGGAAGCACAAGACATTCCTGACCGAGACCGTTGCGCGGCTGAAGTCCAAGGGCATGCGCGTGTCGCTTTTCGCTGATGGAGACGGCGACGCCGAGGCTGTTGCTGTTGCGAGGGAGACGGGAGCCGATCGCATCGAACTCTACACCGGCCCCTATGGCGGCTGTTTCGATAATCCGGAGAAGGCTGCGCGGGAGATCGACCTGCTCGGGCGGACGGCGGATGCCGCTCTCGCTTGCGGTCTCGCCGTCAATGGCGGTCATGACCTGACCGTTGCCAACTTGCCGGCGCTGGTGAAGCGTATCCCGATGCTGGCGGAAGTTTCGATCGGTCATGGATTGACGGCCGACGCGCTGGAATATGGTATGGCTGAAACCGTGCGCCGCTTCCGTCGTGCCTGTGGCCAGACGGTCTGA
- a CDS encoding DUF4405 domain-containing protein: protein MPALLSRYATPFITGLFLVSLISGIALFFHVGSAAFRGMHEWLSMVLFLPFVLHTWKNWRPFMMYFKRLPMAIALGVCLVAGIIFAWPAMTGTGNAPRGNPAIAMARIVTGGTPAQVAPLLGHTEESLVASLKEKGFNAAESGRKLSEIASASGKEPMSMMATLASLQTGQ, encoded by the coding sequence ATGCCCGCCCTCCTGTCTCGCTACGCAACGCCGTTCATCACGGGACTTTTCCTCGTTTCACTGATCTCCGGCATCGCCCTTTTCTTCCATGTCGGATCAGCCGCGTTCCGTGGCATGCACGAGTGGTTGAGCATGGTGCTCTTCCTGCCTTTCGTTCTTCACACATGGAAGAACTGGCGGCCATTCATGATGTATTTCAAGCGTCTGCCAATGGCGATCGCACTCGGCGTCTGTCTTGTCGCCGGCATCATCTTCGCCTGGCCAGCTATGACCGGCACCGGCAACGCCCCGCGCGGCAATCCGGCCATCGCAATGGCCCGCATCGTCACCGGCGGCACACCCGCGCAAGTGGCTCCCCTACTCGGGCACACCGAGGAAAGCCTCGTTGCATCGCTGAAGGAAAAGGGGTTCAACGCGGCGGAATCCGGCAGGAAGCTATCCGAGATCGCATCGGCTTCAGGCAAGGAGCCCATGTCGATGATGGCAACGCTCGCTTCGTTGCAGACAGGTCAGTAA
- a CDS encoding TetR family transcriptional regulator has translation MQTETANAEFTPRQSAVLAEALRLLVEGGDKALTTAGLARAANCSKESLYKWFGDRDGLLSAMISYQASKVRTVERPGERLSAASLKEHLDVFSHDLLDVLAGDVSLALNRLAIGQSSRDGSKLGTLLLERGRRQIDRRARALLDAGQRDGLLRFSDGEEAYRTFYGLIVSDLHVRMLLGEAPNTKNFAARAEKAVHAFLTLYGTEKALAGP, from the coding sequence TTGCAGACCGAAACTGCCAACGCCGAATTTACGCCGCGCCAGAGCGCTGTTCTGGCGGAAGCTTTGCGTCTGCTCGTCGAAGGCGGGGACAAGGCGCTGACGACCGCCGGGCTGGCGCGCGCCGCGAACTGCTCCAAGGAAAGCCTGTATAAGTGGTTCGGCGATCGCGACGGGCTGTTGTCGGCCATGATCTCCTATCAGGCGAGCAAGGTCAGGACAGTCGAACGGCCGGGCGAACGCCTGAGTGCGGCAAGCCTCAAGGAACATCTCGACGTTTTCTCCCACGACCTGCTCGACGTTCTCGCGGGCGATGTTTCGCTGGCTCTCAACCGTCTGGCGATCGGCCAGAGCAGCCGTGACGGATCGAAGCTCGGCACACTGCTTCTGGAGCGCGGCCGCCGGCAGATCGACCGGCGTGCACGGGCATTGCTCGACGCCGGCCAGCGCGACGGTCTCCTGCGTTTTTCCGACGGCGAGGAAGCTTACCGCACGTTTTACGGGCTGATCGTCTCGGACCTGCATGTGCGCATGCTGCTGGGAGAAGCGCCCAATACGAAGAATTTCGCTGCCCGGGCAGAGAAGGCCGTTCATGCCTTTCTTACGCTCTACGGCACTGAAAAAGCATTGGCGGGGCCGTAG
- a CDS encoding LuxR family transcriptional regulator has product MAEGLHHRKSAGDTRAGATSETIYLPAVELPAQLPEEPIAIAEMATLFGVTHRTLHFYEEKGLIKAGRVGLMRVYGRQDISRMAVITACRDVGMPVAAIQELMEALKKVRSQTKADTLFAEALLARQRELTANLSTTHHQMQQITRLLAQDKDEAQNARVLQAQRIGLTDIERRCLELMAEGYAPLRLARALDMSAGEIGRIEGEIIRKFDASNRFQAVAKAVLLGLVN; this is encoded by the coding sequence ATGGCGGAAGGGTTGCACCATCGAAAAAGTGCCGGCGATACGAGGGCCGGAGCGACATCAGAGACCATCTATCTGCCGGCCGTGGAATTGCCGGCCCAATTACCGGAGGAACCGATAGCCATAGCGGAGATGGCTACCCTCTTCGGCGTCACCCATCGCACGCTGCATTTCTACGAGGAAAAAGGGCTGATAAAGGCCGGACGCGTCGGCCTGATGCGTGTTTACGGCCGACAGGATATCTCCCGCATGGCGGTCATTACCGCCTGCCGTGATGTCGGAATGCCGGTCGCGGCAATCCAGGAACTCATGGAAGCGCTGAAAAAGGTTCGGTCCCAGACCAAGGCCGACACGCTGTTTGCCGAGGCGCTGCTTGCCCGCCAGCGGGAACTCACAGCCAATCTCTCGACAACCCATCACCAGATGCAGCAGATCACCAGGCTGCTCGCGCAGGACAAGGACGAAGCGCAGAATGCGCGCGTGCTGCAGGCGCAGCGTATCGGGCTGACGGATATCGAGCGTCGCTGCCTCGAACTGATGGCGGAAGGCTATGCGCCGCTGAGGCTCGCCCGGGCACTCGACATGAGCGCCGGAGAGATCGGCAGGATCGAAGGCGAAATCATCCGCAAATTCGACGCCAGCAACAGGTTTCAGGCCGTTGCCAAGGCCGTTCTCCTGGGTTTGGTCAATTAG